The genomic stretch CTCTTCCGGAGCCTTGTCGATCATGTCGAACGGCGTAAAGTCCGCTCCGCCATGTCTCGCAAGCGTCTTCGTGATCGCCGCTGTAAGAGTCGTCTTACCATGGTCAATATGGCCTATCGTTCCTATGTTTAGATGCGGCTTGTTTCTTACAAATTTCTCCTTTGCCATTTCTGTCTTGCCTCCTTTAGATATTTCCTGTTTGTTAGATCGTTTGCTATATTTTCAGAAGTTCTTCCGCTACGCTTTTCGGTACTTCGTCATAATGATCAAATGTCATCGTATACGAAGCTCTTCCTGACGTCTTGCTCCTGAGGTCCGTTGCGTAACCGAACATTTCTGCAAGAGGAACAAAAGCTTTGACTATCCTGGCATTGGCTCTTGAACCCATTTCAGAAATTTTACCTCTTCTTGACGAGATGTTTCCCATGACATCACCCATGTATTCTTCAGGCACTACCACTTCAACATCCATTATTGGCTCCATAAGAACCGGGTCAGCCTTTTTAATAGCTTCTTTGATCGCCATGGATCCGGCAATTCTGAAAGCCATTTCGGAACTGTCGACCTCATGGTAGCTTCCATCGACTATCGCGACCTTAATCCCTATTACCGGGTAGCCGCCAAGAATTCCGTTATTAAGAGCTTCCTCAACACCTTTTTGGGCTGCCGGAATATACTCTTTCGGTACAGAACCGCCAATTATACGGTCTTCCCATTCAAAGCCCCTTCCTCCGGCAAGAGGTTCAACTTCGAGGACTACGTCCCCGTACTGTCCCTTACCTCCGGACTGGCGAACAAACTTGCCCTGGGCCCTTGCGGGTTTCTTTATAGCTTCTCTGTAAGCGACCTGCGGGCGTCCTACCTTTACCTCTACATTGAACTCCCTGCGGAGCCTGTCAACAATAATCTCAAGGTGCAGTTCGCCCATTCCGCTTATCAGCGTCTGGCCCGTTTCCTCATTTACTGCAACATGGAAAGTCGGATCTTCCTCAGAAAGAGCGTCAAGTCCTTTTGCAAGTTTGATCTGGTCTGCCTTGCTCATTGGCTCAACGGAAAGCGAGATAACGGGCTCAGGGAATATAAGGTTCTCAAGAAGTACGGGGTCTTTTTCATCGCAAAGCGTATCCCCCGTACGTACCTGTTTGAGTCCCGGTATTGCAACTATAAGCCCTGCCTGTGCGTTCTCCAGTTCTTCACGTTTGTTTGCGTGCATCCTGAGTATCCTGCCTACTCTTTCACGGCGTCTTGTGTTTGTGTTGTAGATAGACATTCCGTTCTCAATAGAACCTGAATATATCCTGCAGAAAGCAAGCCTTCCGACA from Synergistetes bacterium HGW-Synergistetes-1 encodes the following:
- the fusA gene encoding elongation factor G — translated: MQGIDLSKVRNIGIAAHIDAGKTTTTERILFYTGRKHKLGETHEGAATMDWMDQERERGITITSAATTCFWGDCLINIIDTPGHVDFTVEVERSMRVLDGAVSVFCAVGGVEPQSETVWRQADKYHVPRIAFVNKMDRVGADFFSVVDQMRKRLGARAVPIQIPIGVEDGFAGMVDLVARKAIIYDDMLGTEFHLAEVPPQLEEEVEIARSEMIENLSDYDDEMMRLYLEGQEVPEDMIRRTIRKAAIGLNIVPVMCGSAFKNKGVQPLLDAVVAYLPSPLDMPPLIAHDPDDLEKEILIHPSADAPFSALAFKIMVDPFVGRLAFCRIYSGSIENGMSIYNTNTRRRERVGRILRMHANKREELENAQAGLIVAIPGLKQVRTGDTLCDEKDPVLLENLIFPEPVISLSVEPMSKADQIKLAKGLDALSEEDPTFHVAVNEETGQTLISGMGELHLEIIVDRLRREFNVEVKVGRPQVAYREAIKKPARAQGKFVRQSGGKGQYGDVVLEVEPLAGGRGFEWEDRIIGGSVPKEYIPAAQKGVEEALNNGILGGYPVIGIKVAIVDGSYHEVDSSEMAFRIAGSMAIKEAIKKADPVLMEPIMDVEVVVPEEYMGDVMGNISSRRGKISEMGSRANARIVKAFVPLAEMFGYATDLRSKTSGRASYTMTFDHYDEVPKSVAEELLKI
- the tuf gene encoding elongation factor Tu (EF-Tu; promotes GTP-dependent binding of aminoacyl-tRNA to the A-site of ribosomes during protein biosynthesis; when the tRNA anticodon matches the mRNA codon, GTP hydrolysis results; the inactive EF-Tu-GDP leaves the ribosome and release of GDP is promoted by elongation factor Ts; many prokaryotes have two copies of the gene encoding EF-Tu), encoding MAKEKFVRNKPHLNIGTIGHIDHGKTTLTAAITKTLARHGGADFTPFDMIDKAPEE